The proteins below come from a single Streptomyces sp. NBC_01276 genomic window:
- a CDS encoding GNAT family N-acetyltransferase: MTAAPGPRVRVHRALRDTDPQRWDALLGPRGFYAASPWLRHAEATAGGAPYYLTAHEDDGPATGVLPAYPLDHDTPYVFCSPARVVDTVHRTLTGEEAPWAAGLLPALACGGRNPSHTKAGTAPAPDGGRATLTALVHRAEEEAREAGLRAVSFLYVDEDDHLLRGVLTERGYTALPGQTAYSLPVPEDGSFDSYLARFDRSRRTKIRRELRALDEAGVTYRTQPLTPALIEQLAPLELALYAKYGTPANADAFTAVLHSVARHAGEAARVTTAHLDGNPAGFALTFTHRGEMYARQAGFDYEAQGRLPLYFGLVYYELLRTAMAEGLTHIHYSTGSDRAKLLRGCVPRRQIAYVKARHPREAEPLARLATHPEATIPA; this comes from the coding sequence GTGACCGCCGCACCCGGGCCCCGCGTGCGCGTCCACCGCGCCCTGCGCGACACCGACCCGCAGCGGTGGGACGCCCTGCTCGGCCCCCGCGGCTTCTACGCCGCCTCCCCCTGGCTGCGGCACGCCGAGGCCACCGCGGGCGGCGCCCCGTACTACCTCACGGCCCACGAGGACGACGGACCCGCCACCGGCGTCCTGCCCGCGTACCCGCTGGACCACGACACGCCGTACGTCTTCTGCAGCCCGGCCAGGGTCGTGGACACCGTCCACCGCACCCTGACCGGCGAGGAGGCCCCCTGGGCCGCCGGGCTGCTGCCCGCCCTGGCGTGCGGGGGCCGCAACCCCTCCCACACCAAGGCCGGGACCGCCCCCGCCCCCGACGGCGGACGCGCCACCCTCACGGCCCTGGTGCACCGGGCCGAGGAGGAGGCCCGGGAGGCCGGGCTGCGGGCGGTGTCCTTCCTGTACGTAGACGAGGACGACCACCTGCTGCGGGGCGTGCTCACGGAACGCGGGTACACGGCACTGCCGGGCCAGACGGCGTACTCCCTGCCGGTCCCGGAGGACGGCTCCTTCGACAGCTACCTGGCCCGCTTCGACCGGTCACGCCGTACGAAGATCAGGCGCGAACTCCGCGCCCTGGACGAGGCCGGGGTCACCTACCGGACGCAGCCGCTCACCCCGGCCCTGATCGAGCAGCTCGCCCCCCTGGAGCTCGCCCTCTACGCCAAGTACGGCACCCCCGCGAACGCGGACGCCTTCACCGCCGTCCTGCACAGCGTCGCCCGCCACGCCGGCGAGGCCGCCCGGGTCACCACCGCGCACCTCGACGGGAACCCGGCCGGGTTCGCCCTCACCTTCACCCACCGCGGCGAGATGTACGCCCGCCAGGCCGGGTTCGACTACGAGGCACAGGGCAGGCTGCCGCTCTACTTCGGGCTCGTCTACTACGAGCTGCTGCGGACGGCGATGGCCGAGGGGCTCACGCACATCCACTACTCCACCGGCTCGGACCGGGCGAAACTGCTGCGCGGCTGCGTACCGCGCCGCCAGATCGCCTACGTCAAGGCCCGCCACCCTCGGGAGGCCGAACCCCTGGCCCGCCTGGCCACCCACCCCGAAGCCACCATCCCCGCCTGA